A window of the Arachis duranensis cultivar V14167 chromosome 5, aradu.V14167.gnm2.J7QH, whole genome shotgun sequence genome harbors these coding sequences:
- the LOC107487923 gene encoding EPIDERMAL PATTERNING FACTOR-like protein 5, whose translation MNPNPKLALTAFTLLLFSSAVSAMTSRSSKTTRASSARIFGVAARHVQPHMEEKEKRATAGDEKRSRGPGSWLPSCRSKCEWCSPCKPVYVPVQPGMIIRLEYYPEAWRCKCGNKLFMP comes from the exons ATGAACCCTAATCCCAAATTAGCATTGACGGCCTTCACTCTTCTCTTGTTCTCTTCTGCTGTTTCAGCCATGACCAGCAGAAGTAGCAAAACTACCAGAGCATCATCAGCGCGAA TTTTTGGAGTAGCAGCAAGACATGTGCAACCTCACAtggaagagaaggaaaaaaggGCAACGGCGGGGGATGAGAAGAGGTCGAGGGGTCCAGGGTCGTGGCTGCCGTCGTGCAGATCAAAGTGCGAGTGGTGCAGCCCATGCAAACCGGTTTATGTGCCGGTCCAACCAGGTATGATCATACGGCTTGAGTACTACCCAGAAGCATGGCGTTGCAAGTGTGGGAACAAGCTTTTTATGCCTTGA
- the LOC107487922 gene encoding S-adenosyl-L-methionine:benzoic acid/salicylic acid carboxyl methyltransferase 3-like — protein MDVAHVLHMNGGDGEASYARNSFLQRKVICMTKGMREEAIRKVYCSRRPRSLVIADLGCSSGPNTLLVVSEVIMAVEKLCRELKHDDESPEYQVLMNDLPGNDFNNIFKSLDLFVEQLSKQVEGGVGPCYFSGVPGSFYGRIFPTKSLDFVHSSYSLQWLSQVIIFCLTEQYGFMFNLREI, from the exons atggacGTAGCGCATGTACTGCACATGAATGGAGGCGATGGAGAAGCAAGCTATGCAAGAAACTCCTTTCTTCAG CGAAAGGTGATTTGCATGACAAAGGGCATGAGAGAGGAAGCCATAAGGAAGGTGTATTGCAGCAGAAGGCCGAGAAGCTTAGTCATTGCAGACTTGGGTTGCTCTTCGGGACCCAACACTTTGCTTGTGGTATCTGAGGTTATCATGGCGGTGGAGAAGCTTTGCAGAGAACTGAAGCATGATGATGAGTCTCCGGAATACCAGGTGTTGATGAATGATCTTCCCGGGAACGATTTTAACAACATCTTCAAGTCGCTTGACTTATTCGTAGAGCAGTTAAGTAAACAAGTGGAAGGTGGGGTTGGTCCATGTTACTTCAGTGGGGTTCCTGGTTCTTTTTATGGCAGGATCTTTCCAACCAAGTCTTTGGATTTTGTCCATTCCTCTTACAGCCTTCAATGGCTATCTCAGGTTATCATCTTCTGCCTAACTGAACAATATGgatttatgtttaatttaagAGAAATATAA